ACATCTGGATCTGTATGATTACAAACCCCTGCTCAATCAACGGCATGGTGAGCAATTGCCAGACAGTGTGCGGGGTACCCAGCGGCTAACGGGCATGTCGGGAAATCAAAGCTCGATTCCCATGGTGGGCTCACCTTTCAAGTTTACCCAGCAAGGGCAGGCTGGCGGGTGGTACAGTGAATTGCTGCCGCACACGGCCTCCATCGCTGATGACATTTGTGTGGTGCGTTCGATGTTTACGGAGAGCATCAATCACGGACCTGGAGTCACCTTTTTCCAAACAGGTTCTCAGATCGCCGGGCGTCCCAGCATGGGTGCTTGGTTAAGTTATGGCCTGGGTGCGCAGAATGAGAACCTGCCATCTTTTACGGTGCTCATTACCAAAGGCAAAGGCGGCCAGCCCCTAGGCGCACATCTTTGGGGCAGCGGGTTCCTGCCCACCAAACATCAAGGCGTGCTCTTCCGCGCGGCAAAGGATCCCGTGCTGTATTTGGGCAATCCGGATGGCATCAGCAGAGACAGTCGCCGGATGATGCTGGACCGACTGCGGGAATTGCACGAGCATCAGTTTGCCGGCACGCCAGACGTGGAAATCTCCAGCCGCATTGACCATTACGAAATGGCCTATCGCATGCAGAGCAGCATCCCAGAGGCGACAGGCATTGAGGATGAGCCGCAACACGTCCTGGACATGTATGGGCCGGATGTAAAGACCCCCGGCACCTTTGCTGCAAACTGCCTACAAGCACGCCGACTTGCGGAACGCGGTGTGCGTTTCATCCAGCTTTACCACCAAGATTGGGACCACCACGGTGGCCTTCCTGGAAATCTGCCCAAACTAGCCAAGGAGACGGATCAGGCGTCAGCAGCCCTCATCAAAGACCTCAAGCAGCGCGGGTTGCTGGATGACACGCTGGTAGTGTGGGGAGGCGAATTTGGCCGAACCAATTATTGTCAGGGAAAAATCAGTGCCAATTTTGGTCGCGATCATCATCCGCGCTGTTTCACGGCCTGGATGGCAGGTGGTGGGATCAAGCCTGGCAGTGTCTATGGGGAGACGGATGAATTCGGTTACAACGTGGCCAAGGACGGCGTTCACATCCACGACTTCCACGCCACCTTGCTGCACCTTTTGGGGATTGATCACGAAAGGCTCACCTACAAGTTTCAAGGCCGCCGCTATCGTCTCACGGACGTTCACGGGCATGTGGTAAAGGGTCTGCTGGCCTAACGAATATTAGAGCAAGTCTTCCCACGGCAGATGTGTGAGCAGCCAGTAGGACACCCGTTTTTTGAGCGGAACCTCAGGGTCCCGATGATGCTGGATGGGCTGGCCTTGCTGCGTCCGACCGCTCCAGTTCAGGCAGCCGTTTTTTTCCTGCGTCACATGCCAGCAGTTCTCGGGCTGGAGGTCCTGCATGAGGTATTTTTTCAGCCGCTTCGCAAAGGCAGGGCTGTTGATGATCACACCCGTTTCGGTATTGATGTACTTTGATCGCGGATCCATGTTGTAGGAGCCGATGAAGGAAATACGGTCATCCACCACCAAACCTTTGGTGTGCATTCCCAGAGGGGTGATTTTCGGGGAATGGATATAATCTTTACGGGCCGGGGCCCGGGCATTGAGTTCGTAATATTCTGCGCCGGTTTGGATCACCTCTTTTCTCCGGTTGGCAATGCCCGTCATGGCCAGCAGACCGTCAATGGAGGCCAGCGAATTGGTCAGCAGTTGGATCGTGACGCCTCGTTTCGAGGTTTCTTCAAGCAGTGCCAAAGTCTCCTCCTGGGGAATGAGGTAGGCGGCGTGCATCACCATGTTTTTTTGAGAGCCTTCGATGGCATCCTCCACCGTCCTCCAAACCGGAGAGGCGATCTTGCCCTTGCGAAGCATTCGCTCGGGTGGATCGGCGATGAATTCATACTCTGCCCAGATCATGCGGCCCGAGAGATCTGCCAGGAGTTTGAGGGCATCTTGACGCGCCAGGGTGACGGGATAGGGGCAGCGGTGATGATGGGCGAGATGGTGCTTTTTGCGTTCGATGCTACGTCGCATAGCTCGTAGCTTGTCTTGATCCTTGCCAGTCAGTTTGGTGCGGTCTCCTTTGCGTGTTAGCGGTGAATTCCAATACAGATTGAAAGACTTGGCCGCCGCGCTCACCACTGGGCCTTTGGCGATGAAATCCAGATCTCGCATGTTGTGCTTCTGATCCACGCCAAAGTAGGTGTCCGCCAAGTTGCGGCCACCTCCGATCAAGAGGCTGTTGTCAGCGATGAGGATCTTGTTATGCATGCGGCTTTGCATGCGGTCGATCTCTCCAATCACTGGAATGGGGTTGCCCGCAAAGACCCCTTTCAGCGCGGTCATTGGGTTGAAGAAAGCGATCTCAATGTTCGAGTGCGCGGCCAGGATGGCAGATTTGACCTCGGTCTGCGCCCCATGAGTGATGTCCAGGAGCATGCGGACCTTTACTCCCCGGTCGGCAGCCGCCAGAAGACGATCTGCAAACACGGTTCCGCACACGTCGTCGGCCCAGATAAAATACTGGAAATCGAGGGTCTTTTGCGCTGCTTCCACCACGGCCAGACGAGCTAGGTAAGCCTCTTTACCATCGGCCATCATCTCAAAGCCGGAGGTTCCTTCACGGCGGACTGTACGCTGGCGGGATGCTTGGGCAATGGTTTCCTGCTTCGCCAAAAATGAACTCGGCACCGTTGGCTGCGTGGCAGAAGGGCCTGCGCAGGAAATCATGACAAGACAGCCCACACCAGTCAGCATTCGCAACATGACGTTCATGATAAGGGAGCGTGAAACAGGGGATGGCATAGCAAATTAGGGCTGGGCTAGGCTGGAATCGTGCAGAAAGACACATGCACTTCGCACGAAGTTTCTCAAATGCTCCCGTTTTTTGTGATTCAAACCGATTGCGATGATTTGTGATACGAATGTCCGCATTTTTTGAAAACTCGTTCTGAACGCCGTTCTATGCCTCTCCGAATGCATCTCACGGATCTCACTTGGCCTGACATTGCCGCTCTCGACAAAAACACCCCAGTGGTGTTCCCCATTGCGGCGCTGGAGCAGCACGGCTGGCATATGCCCCTTTTTACCGACTCGATGCTGATGGGAGAGATCGCCAGGCGGGCGGAACTTGAACTGACAAAGAAAGTGCTGTTTGCCCCGCTGCAGTGGCTGGGGAATTCCCACCATCATCTTGATTTTCCCGGCACTCTCTCGGCGGAGCCCCGGGTGTACCTAGATATGCTAGTAGGGGTGCTCGAAAACTTCATTGCCCACGGTTTCCGTCGGCTGATCCTGCTCAATGGCCACGGCGGCAATGATGTGCCGGGGAAGCAGGCCGTGTTTGAGGTGCGGCAGCGCCATCGTCTGCGTGATGATTTGCTGCTCCTGTTTGCCACCTACTGGAGCCTGAGTCCGGAGGCTGGTGGTGCCCATCCGAAGCTGACCCAGAAGGTCATGGGCCATGCCTGCGAGTGGGAAACCTCCATGGTGCTGAGGCTGGCCCCGCATCTGGTCAAGGCACCGGAAACCGTCACGGAAGTGCCCTTTGGCAACAGCTTCGAACCAGCCACCCGTGGCTGGATCATGACGGACCGCTCCGTCCCTGGCCACGTGGGAAATCCGACTCAGGCCAGTGCGGAAAAGGGGGAGGCTTTGTTCCAGGTCTTCACCCGCGATGTGGTGGCGATGCTGCGGCGCGTCATCGATTGGAACGGAAAAAGCTGGGATGGTTGATGACTTATGACACGCTCCCCTTACTGGAAATGGTGGATTACGGGCCTGCTGCTGCTGGCCACGACGATCAATTACATGGACCGCGTCACGCTGGCGAATGCCTCCGTTCGTGTCACGCAGGAGTTCGGCCTGAATGATGAGCAGTATGGCAATCTCGAACTCACTTTTGGTTGGGCCTTTGCCGCAGGTTCGCTGGTCTTTGGTTTCCTGGCGGACCGCATGCGCATCTACTGGCTCTATCCCTGTGTACTCGCAGGCTGGTCACTCATGGGCATGTTTTCGGGCTGGACTCAGGATTACACCAGCCTGCTGGTCTGCCGCACCTTGCTGGGTTTCTTTGAGGCGGGTCACTGGCCCTGCGCCCTGAAGACCACCTTTGCCGTCCTGACGGAAAAGGATCGCACCATGGGCAACAGTGTGTTGCAGAGTGGGGCCTCTATCGGGGCCATCATCACGCCCCAGGTAATGATGCTGCTGATGACCGATGAGCTCGGTTCCTGGCGTTCTGCCTTTGTCGTGGTGGGGGCTTCGGGGTTGCTGTGGGTGGTGGCTTG
The Prosthecobacter algae genome window above contains:
- a CDS encoding DUF1501 domain-containing protein encodes the protein MNRRTLLNRFGMGLGGVALAEMLGKEQAHAADPGILGAPHAAPKAKRIIYLFMSGGPSHLDLYDYKPLLNQRHGEQLPDSVRGTQRLTGMSGNQSSIPMVGSPFKFTQQGQAGGWYSELLPHTASIADDICVVRSMFTESINHGPGVTFFQTGSQIAGRPSMGAWLSYGLGAQNENLPSFTVLITKGKGGQPLGAHLWGSGFLPTKHQGVLFRAAKDPVLYLGNPDGISRDSRRMMLDRLRELHEHQFAGTPDVEISSRIDHYEMAYRMQSSIPEATGIEDEPQHVLDMYGPDVKTPGTFAANCLQARRLAERGVRFIQLYHQDWDHHGGLPGNLPKLAKETDQASAALIKDLKQRGLLDDTLVVWGGEFGRTNYCQGKISANFGRDHHPRCFTAWMAGGGIKPGSVYGETDEFGYNVAKDGVHIHDFHATLLHLLGIDHERLTYKFQGRRYRLTDVHGHVVKGLLA
- a CDS encoding phospholipase D family protein; amino-acid sequence: MNVMLRMLTGVGCLVMISCAGPSATQPTVPSSFLAKQETIAQASRQRTVRREGTSGFEMMADGKEAYLARLAVVEAAQKTLDFQYFIWADDVCGTVFADRLLAAADRGVKVRMLLDITHGAQTEVKSAILAAHSNIEIAFFNPMTALKGVFAGNPIPVIGEIDRMQSRMHNKILIADNSLLIGGGRNLADTYFGVDQKHNMRDLDFIAKGPVVSAAAKSFNLYWNSPLTRKGDRTKLTGKDQDKLRAMRRSIERKKHHLAHHHRCPYPVTLARQDALKLLADLSGRMIWAEYEFIADPPERMLRKGKIASPVWRTVEDAIEGSQKNMVMHAAYLIPQEETLALLEETSKRGVTIQLLTNSLASIDGLLAMTGIANRRKEVIQTGAEYYELNARAPARKDYIHSPKITPLGMHTKGLVVDDRISFIGSYNMDPRSKYINTETGVIINSPAFAKRLKKYLMQDLQPENCWHVTQEKNGCLNWSGRTQQGQPIQHHRDPEVPLKKRVSYWLLTHLPWEDLL
- a CDS encoding creatininase family protein produces the protein MPLRMHLTDLTWPDIAALDKNTPVVFPIAALEQHGWHMPLFTDSMLMGEIARRAELELTKKVLFAPLQWLGNSHHHLDFPGTLSAEPRVYLDMLVGVLENFIAHGFRRLILLNGHGGNDVPGKQAVFEVRQRHRLRDDLLLLFATYWSLSPEAGGAHPKLTQKVMGHACEWETSMVLRLAPHLVKAPETVTEVPFGNSFEPATRGWIMTDRSVPGHVGNPTQASAEKGEALFQVFTRDVVAMLRRVIDWNGKSWDG